In the Brassica napus cultivar Da-Ae chromosome A7, Da-Ae, whole genome shotgun sequence genome, one interval contains:
- the LOC125576468 gene encoding uncharacterized protein LOC125576468, whose amino-acid sequence MATSRLARFITEVAPPQVVTVMRRRTAKVLDTIKEEEREVGTDHSMFSSSLTSKVSPFTSPCSASSSSASFSSGRTYFPVTDNRSSFPVFKN is encoded by the coding sequence ATGGCGACCTCACGACTGGCGAGATTCATAACCGAGGTTGCGCCACCGCAAGTTGTCACGGTGATGCGGCGAAGAACGGCGAAAGTACTCGACACGATCAaggaggaagaaagagaagttGGGACTGATCATTCCATGTTTTCCTCTTCTCTGACTTCCAAAGTCTCACCCTTTACTTCTCCTTGTTCTGCTTCTTCCTCCTCTGCTTCATTCAGTTCCGGTCGGACGTATTTCCCGGTTACAGATAACCGGAGCTCTTTTCCGGTATTCAAGAATTGA